One genomic window of Solanum dulcamara chromosome 12, daSolDulc1.2, whole genome shotgun sequence includes the following:
- the LOC129876936 gene encoding U3 small nucleolar RNA-associated protein 18 homolog yields the protein MASLISQNITHSIGDEKSKRKTKGEGKEETEKKINRKRKKEHNEENKEVEIEDKREMEKLENLLFGSLYNPVGFGKDYEDEKRDDGGNDSAMFFVDRFADSALSVYEGDAQLVQEGIVEVEKERKPVWVDDEEEKTSIKIASVNRLRKLRKEEGEDVVSGSTYVQRLRAQHAKLNPGTEWAQIDSQGRSYRSDDEDSDAEGKHIDDYGSKDVKLVDDILQSNEDLVVKSRTKLLPGLLEYSRLVDANAVDPSNAPINSVQFHRNSQLLLVGGLDKKLRFFQIDGKRNTKIQSIFLEDFPIKKAAFLPNGSQVIISGRRKFFHVLDLVKASVDKVGPLVGREEKSLESFEVSPDSDTIAFLGNEGYILLVSSKTKELIGTLKMNGTVRSVAFTDDGQQLLSSGGDGQIYHWDLRTRTCIHKGVDEGSINGTALCTSPNGSLFASGSDSGIVNIYNRQEFLGGKRKPIKAIENLTTKVDFMKFNHDAQILAISSSMKKNSSKLIHVPSFTVFSNWPSPNRAVHYPRCLDFSPHGGFMTLGNAEGKVLLYKLHHYHDA from the coding sequence ATGGCGAGCTTAATATCACAGAATATTACTCATTCAATCGGGGATGAGAAGTCTAAAAGGAAGACTAAAGGTGAAGGGAAGGAAGAAactgagaaaaaaattaataggaagagaaagaaagagcaTAATGAAGAGAATAAAGAAGTAGAAATCGAGGATAAGAGGGAAATGGAGAAGCTTGAGAACTTATTGTTTGGATCCTTGTACAACCCTGTTGGTTTCGGGAAGGATTATGAAGATGAAAAGCGAGATGATGGCGGAAATGATTCTGCTATGTTCTTTGTGGACCGGTTTGCTGATAGTGCATTGTCTGTTTATGAGGGAGATGCACAGCTGGTGCAAGAAGGTATCGTAGAAGTGGAGAAGGAGCGGAAACCTGTGTGGGTagatgatgaagaagagaagACCAGTATAAAAATAGCAAGTGTGAACAGATTGAGGAAGCTGAGGAAAGAAGAGGGAGAGGATGTGGTATCTGGTTCTACGTACGTGCAAAGACTAAGGGCTCAACATGCTAAACTTAATCCAGGCACCGAATGGGCCCAAATTGATTCTCAGGGCAGAAGCTACAGGTCTGATGATGAAGATTCTGATGCAGAAGGTAAACATATTGATGACTATGGTTCCAAGGATGTCAAGTTGGTGGACGATATTCTTCAATCAAACGAAGATCTTGTTGTCAAAAGTCGCACTAAATTGTTGCCCGGACTTCTTGAATATTCAAGACTGGTTGATGCTAATGCAGTTGATCCTTCAAATGCACCGATTAATTCTGTTCAGTTCCACAGGAATTCTCAGTTGCTCCTTGTTGGTGGATTAGATAAAAAACTCAGATTTTTCCAGATTGACGGGAAACGAAATACGAAGATCCAAAGCATCTTTCTTGAAGATTTTCCCATTAAAAAGGCAGCTTTCTTACCCAATGGGTCTCAAGTTATCATATCAGGAAGAAGAAAGTTCTTCCATGTCTTAGACTTGGTCAAAGCAAGTGTTGATAAAGTAGGTCCTCTAGTCGGCAGGGAAGAAAAGAGCCTGGAAAGTTTCGAGGTTTCTCCTGATTCAGATACAATTGCTTTTCTTGGTAATGAAGGATATATTTTGCTAGTGTCCTCCAAAACAAAGGAGTTAATTGGGACACTAAAAATGAACGGAACTGTCCGCTCAGTGGCATTCACTGATGACGGACAACAATTACTGAGCTCTGGTGGAGATGGCCAGATTTACCATTGGGATTTGAGAACAAGGACTTGCATTCATAAAGGTGTTGATGAAGGGTCCATAAATGGTACAGCTCTTTGTACTTCACCAAATGGAAGTTTGTTTGCTTCTGGTTCAGACAGTGGGATCGTAAACATTTATAACAGACAAGAGTTTTTAGGGGGAAAGAGAAAACCAATCAAGGCAATTGAGAATCTGACCACGAAAGTGGATTTTATGAaatttaatcatgatgctcaaATATTAGCCATCAGTTCTAGCATGAAGAAAAACAGCTCAAAGCTAATTCACGTTCCATCATTTACAGTTTTTTCAAACTGGCCCTCTCCAAATCGAGCTGTGCACTATCCTCGCTGCTTGGATTTTAGTCCTCATGGAGGATTCATGACTTTGGGAAATGCTGAAGGAAAAGTGTTACTGTACAAGTTGCATCATTACCATGATGCATAG